From Scomber scombrus chromosome 9, fScoSco1.1, whole genome shotgun sequence, one genomic window encodes:
- the cfap96 gene encoding cilia-and flagella-associated protein 96, which translates to MPLIEGKSDMERLGVFKEMSYISIGDKYNAPTNRPFNESAYRSRQIQAGIAKQRCALQSGFFDKSFKRIFEREALSDPVRLTRQYRIQQAKKNLGKAFLPCNGIKKNGGSGSYYGTLSGPLEAMSPLTVARKAHPSPGRNIVTSPPKKGSGYSYPNVTLSSVELYASDPYDRAKEVLKKEESIHRSKFRDGPFKLNLHPRDYFQGNPYYSDKPAPPAHKPLPPRQKVSPAPFKPASPGKQIGGMKAGTFDKYPSHSTDPYVLRRSKRTNQEPIFRPTPGPKSTPVKSIITVNVNRSVNSVNYTSTIPAVMTF; encoded by the exons ATGCCATTAATTGAGGGGAAGAGTGACATGGAGCGTCTGGGTGTCTTCAAAGAGATGAGCTACATCTCTATAGGAGACAAGTACAACGCACCCACCAACC GTCCGTTCAACGAGTCAGCCTATCGTAGCCGGCAGATTCAGGCGGGCATCGCTAAACAACGCTGTGCACTGCAGAGCGGCTTCTTCGACAAGTCGTTCAAGCGGATATTCGAACGTGAGGCACTGAGTGACCCGGTGAGACTGACCCGACAGTACCGCATCCAGCAGGCCAAGAAGAACCTGGGGAAGGCCTTCCTGCCCTGTAATGGGATCAAGAAGAA CGGTGGTTCAGGTAGTTACTACGGGACTCTATCAGGACCACTTGAAGCCATGAGTCCTCTGACTGTTGCTCGGAAGGCCCATCCGTCACCTGGACGCAATATCGTCACTTCACCTCCCAAGAAAGGCAGTGGTTACAG CTATCCTAATGTAACACTGTCCAGCGTGGAGTTGTATGCCTCGGACCCCTACGACAGAGCCAAAGAGGTACTGAAG AAGGAGGAATCAATCCATCGCTCTAAGTTTAGAGATGGCCCCTTCAAGCTCAACCTCCATCCCAGAGACTATTTCCAGGGCAATCCATATTACAGTGACAAACCAGCCCCACCAGCACATAAGCCCCTCCCACCAAGACAGAAAGTCTCTCCTGCTCCCTTCAAACCTGCGTCCCCCGGCAAACAG ATTGGAGGAATGAAAGCGGGGACATTTGATAAGTATCCCTCACATTCTACTGATCCATACGTCCTTCGTCGTTCCAAACGGACCAATCAAGAGCCAATCTTCCGTCCCACTCCTGGTCCTAAGAGCACACCTGTCAAGAGTATCATCACTGTGAATGTTAACAG GAGTGTAAATTCTGTAAACTACACTTCAACCATCCCAGCTGTGATGACCTTCTGA